The sequence ACTGCCGATGCCGGGGCGATACATCGTGTCAAGGCTCGTGGTGATATTCACTATTCGACCCCAACTTCTCTCAAGCATCGGCCTCACGAAAGTTCGAGACATCAGTTGAGGCCCGAATACGTTTACACGAAGCATAGCGAGCCAGAGTTCGTCACTCACCTCCCAGAACTTTGCCCTGTCGGTGAGATATCGGCTGGAGATGCTCTCAGGCCCGATTGCTGCATTGTTCACGAGAACGTCGACGCCCCCGAAGTGACTCTCCGCTTCGACTTTCAGTGCCTCAGCCGATGCCGGGTCCGCAACGTCCATTGCCCGGGTGAGGACCTGCCCACCCTTGGCTTTGAGTTGCACACCCGTTGCGGTCAACGCATGTGCGTCAATATCGACAAGGACAAGATTTGCGCCGATTTCGGCCAAACCTTCCGCCATTGATCGGCCGATCCCGCGCGCGGCGCCTGTAATGAGGGCCGTCTTGCCCTTGAGCGACATCATGCAAACTCGCCCGTCACTTGTTGGTTGGCTTTTCGCTGAAATAATGCAGCTCGAACAGCAAGCACCCTCCGTTTGACTTGAACGGCCCATGGTAAGCTCCCGGGGGACGACAAGCATAAGTATTCGGAGCGAATGCAGCGCCTCCATTGCCAGATTTGTCATTGCCGACGGTCAAGTCACCTGAAATGAGGAATACCTCTTCCCAGTACTCATGTACGAAAGGATCGGTCGTAAACACGCCAGGATCGAACCTGAGCAGGCGGCTCCTGCCGCCCGCCTTGCCGTCCTCGTTGAAATCGCTCGCGAGAATCTTCTGCTTGATGCCTTCTGGATACCCGGGCGGTGTTTCCCAGCCGCTCTGCAGATCCAGCGTGTGGAATTCGAGATGAGGTTTACCATTCGACATATTCGTGCTCACTCCGTTGGTAGGGTCTTGACGGTATAGCTGTGATGGAGGGCCCTCCCGAGAACCGGGTCTGCTAACTCCAGCTCGTAAGAATCGCCGTGTTCGATGGCTCCATGTACGGGTAAGGTCCCACAGAACATTGCGGTCGACATCGGCAGCCCGCTGCCCGCACCAAAGCAACGGGTCATCAGGTCGTGGGGATGTCGCATCGCTTTCAGCGATCCTTCTTGATACAGCCGGCGCTCGCCGTTTATGACAGCGTAGGAACGCATTTGGAGCTCGTCCCAGTGATCCTCGACGTCCGCCAGAAGCCACCAGCTGCGGCCAATCGGCTTGGGGCAGGACTGCTTTGAAATCGTGATGCCAATGGTTTCGATCTTGCGATCGGTATGATCCGAACCCAAGCCGAGGCAGACACTTTCTTTCAGCCGCATCAAGACCGGCTCAACTTCTCCGCTCGAATTGTTGCCGACGACTTCAATCATTTCGTCCGTCGTGAGGAGCGATGAGGCGACCCTGTAGAAAATCGGGGTCGTCTTCGGTCGCGGCACTCCCAACTTCTCGAGTTCCTCAATGTGCGCCAGTAGCGCGGCTTCGTTGCTGCCGGTCCAGCCGGCAATGATCAAATCCCTGATTGTCCCCTTGACGAGATCGGCCGATCCCCCTCGCTCTGACACGATAAGCTCATCCAATTTCGTCACTTTGTACCACTCCGCCACGTGTGTCTTCCGCGGTCCATCCGTGCAGTGCAATGCAAATGAACTGATAGGGCCGCTCTTTTCGGTTGAAATCGAACGCTAAGTAGACTACCTATGTTAGCTGACGTATGTCAAAACATTTCTCATACCACCAAATGGAGCTCGCCAGTGAACCCTCAGCCCAAGAGCATTACTGCTTCATCCGCCGGCGGCCTACGTTCCGGTCGCGATTTCCTGGAGTCGCTGAACGATGGGCGGCAGGTCTTTCTGGACGGCGAGCTGGTAAAGGACGTTACGAAGCACTCGTCGCTGGCTCGAACGGCTCACACGCTTGCCGGCTTGTTTGATCTGGCGGCCGAACCCGGCCTGAGGGATCGCATGACCTTCACGAGCCCAAAGACTGGACAGCCCGTGCTTAGGGCTTACCAAATCCCGAAGACGACAGACGATCTGCGCGCGCGCCGCTTGTTCTCAGAGGTGTGGGCCGAGGCAACGTTCGGGCTGATGGGACGCACCCCGGATCACGTGGCCAGCTTTTTTTGCGGCTATGCGGCCGTTCCGGAGGTCTTCAAGGCTGGCGGCGCTCAGTTCGCTGCAAACGTCGTGAACTTTTACGAGAAGATGCGCGACAATCATCTCTATGCTAGCTACGCAATCGTTCCTCCGCAGATCGATCGCAGTAAGCCGGCTCACAAGCAGGCTGACCCGACATTGTATGCCGGGATCGTGGCCGAAAAGGACGGGGGTATCGTCCTCAAGGGCGCCCAGCAGCTGGCAACTGGTGGCCTATATTCGGATTATATCTATCTGAGCTGCATCCATCCGCTTCAGCCTGGAGACGAGAATTACGCTAATGGCGCCATGATTCCGGCCAACGCTCCGGGACTGAAGCTGTATCCGCGGCGTCCTTTCGGCGCGGTGGCTTCGAATTCCCTCGACTATCCGCTGTCCGGACGGTTTGATGAGCCCGACTGCTTCGTGGTGTTGGACAATGTATTCGTTCCTTGGGAGAACGTCTTCATTCATCGCAACATCGATGTGTGCCGGGATCAGTGGTGGAAGACCCCGGCTCATGCGTATGGCAATTGTCAGGCTCAAACGCGTTACACGGTGAAGCTGCGTTTCATGATCGGTTTGGCGAAGCGGATCAACGAGCTTTCCGGCAACGACAACAATCCGGCGGTCCAGGTGCAGATGGGTGAGTTGGCTTCGCTCGTCTCCATCATTGAAAACATGCTGCTGTCGCAGGAAGTAACCGCATCTGTCGATTCCAACGGCGTGCTTTGGCCCTCAAAGACGGCGCTGTATTCAATTATGGCTCTGCAGTCCGAGTTGAACGCTCGGATGCTCGAGATCATTCGAGAGTTGAGCGGCGCCGCAATGATCACGCTGCCGTCGTCGGCGGCAGATTTCGAGAACGCCGAGATGAACGCTGATATCGAGCGCTATATGCAGTCGGGAGCGGCGGACGCAAAAGCGCGTGTTGCCGTAATGCGTATGGCTTGGGACTTCATCGGCTCGGAGTTTGGAAGTCGCCAGCAGCAATACGAGAAGTTCTACGGCGGGGCTTCGTTCCTAGTGAAGCAGAACATGTTCCGGAACTATGATTTCAAGAGGGCGACGGGACTCGTTGAGAAGGCGCTTACTCTGCCGGCGTTCTGATGCTGCAGCATTGCGGGCGGGCCGGCCCGGCCCCGATGCGCTCCGCAAAATGGTGCGTCTCGCTTTGGGGGATACGAATGCTGACGCCGTCTGCAAAGCGGCCTTTTGCACGAAATGCTGTCATTCGGCCTGCAATATTGCCCCCTAAGCCGGGGAGGGGTCAAATTTGGGCTCTGTCGCAGTTTTGGTGCAGCTCCGGTTATTCTCCGCCGATTAGTCTGGCTGAAGCAGATCGATTTTCCCGCGGCCATACATCATCTGACGTCTGACGAGCTTGAGGCGCGTGATCTGACCTTCAGTCTGTCCGTTGGACCAAGGCGAGGTGATTGCCGCCCGAACCGCCGCTTCATCCCTTACGACACCGCTCGCGAACGAGGCGACGAGACTGATGCGGGCGCGCTCGATCCACGGGGTGAGCCCTTCCTCAGCCTTGCGCCGGATCATCACGTGGAATTCGGCGATGATGTCGCGGGCCTCGACCAAGGTTGGTACGCCGGCTTCGATCGCCCCGATCGTGACGGTCTCCGCTTTCGTCAACAAGTCCCGGCCGATCGTCATGAGACGAGCGATCGTTCTGGCCGACGGAATCCGTTGAAGGTTTTGCGTGTCAACCTTTTCAGTTCGTCGTCTGCGGGTCGCCCACTCGCTGATGACGCGAAGCGAGCCTCGGAAGCCTCGCGCCTTCAGGCGGCGCCAAAGTTCAGCTCCGTTTCGACAGTCGGACGCCCACTGATCGTCGAGCCATGGCAAATGCAGGTCCAACGAACCTTGGCGTTACAGCAGGCGAGACGTCGGATTTCGCTTGGGAAAGCCTCCGTCGCAATCCCGAATATCAGGCTGACTACCGAGACACGCTCTCAAAACACGGGCAAGTGACTCCTCAATTCCGGAGGAGATGGGGCCTCTGCTTTCGCTCATGACCCGCAGAGGTCTTTTCACGAGCTGACCATCTTCTGGGCGCCCGAGGCTACGTGGTATCGCTCGTTGAAAGCGTTTCCGATCCACATGGCGTTGTCGCTAGGATTGAGCTTGCCGATCTTCCATCGGACAGTATCCGACAGGCAGCTGATGGTTGGCATGCTGTAGTGCGCATTCACGAAACGCAACATCACCTGCGGCTGAAGCAGGCCCCACGTTTAGGTACCCTTTATGCATCGAACAGCCGATCCACGACGCGGACTTCGAGATCCGAGCCCACGCCTCGCTTCGATTGTGGCGCGCGATCAATGGTCGTCCGCCAGGGCCTCCGATTGCTCTCCTATCGGCACAGCGGCGTAAGCGATTGGCTCTGAGCTTGCGCGCCCTCGATGGGCACATGGACGGCGCCTCCTACCGTGACATCGCCGTGGTACTGTTCGGTCCAAGGCGCATCTCTGAGCAGGCCTGGAAAACCCACCCGCTGCGCAGCCGAATTATCCGCCTGCTTAAGGCCGGTTTGGCACTCATGCGCGGTGGCGTCACGCCGGCAGGTTTATTTGGCTCGGGTATGAAAACGTCTCCTCTGACGCCACGCGACAATTAGGCTGCTGAACGCAGGCCGAGGTCGTCCCTTCGGATGCTCGATGGCGGCGCCGCGGCTGTTCCCTGAATTGGCGGATTCAAGTGTGCCAGGGCCAGTTATGGGGGGCGGCGCGGGACGGCCGAGATCGTCAGATCTCGTCGAGAGCAACTTGGCAATTGTTCTGACCTGTGCCGGATACCTCGGCCAACCATGCCTCAAATGCCGCAACTCGTGTTTCTCCACTTTCACGTTGGTCTGCGGATGACAGCGGAAGCTGCGGCTCGAGCAGCTTCTGAAATAAAGAGGGTGTGCTGAGCCGCGCGATGTTGCCTCAACATCACGCAGTCATGCCATTACGAATGGCCTTCGGGCAACGCATCTTGAGCAGCCTTCGCTGCCGTGAGCGCCTCGGTCAGCTGCGCTGCGATTGAATTTGCGACCCGCAAATTTTCCTCTCTCTTGGATGCGGCCAGACGTTGCGCTTGCAGAAGTATCGAAGGGCCAAAAGCCAACGAGGAGTTCTCTTGAGCTTGCTGGCCAGTACTGTTTAGCTCGGCATCGCTAGTGGAGATGTCAAATGATCCTCCTGTCTTACCTTCCAGGAAATCCCAGCAGCTTCGAAATAGCTGACGATAGCTTTCGGTGACTTCCGGGCCCTTGTCTACTACGCCAGCTTGTTCTGCAAACCGAAGATCCTGCTCATAACCGAGCTCTATCAAAAGCTGCGCGCCAACCAGATCTGTCACGACCTGCATCTCTTCGATGCACAATTCGGTTTGCCAGGCCCGGACTGAGCGATCGTCAACGGTCTTTTTCTCGAGGATCTTTCGATCGCCGAACGCACTAGACCGGAGATATTCCGTTTGCGCCAATGGCGCCGATGACATGTCCATCGGGGCGTGTCCAAGGCCAGCAACCACGCGCCGGATTTCCTCGTCGGGATGCGTCACAAGTACTTCATACTGCACCACTTGTGTGTGGAGTTCACTACGGTACGCCGCAAGCGCGGGCAGACCCAGAACAAGGTCGGCGAGCGAAGATGCGATCGCGGGCGTAGGCCGACCCAGCACGATATCGGCTACACACGAGGCGATCGCGGGTGGGGAACTTGCCGCCAGAAGCGGAACGCCCCACGTCGATTTCAGTGATGCGGCAATGGCGTAAGGATTGCGCATCAGAACGATCCGCGGCGCCTCCGGATAGAGCAAATCCAAAAAGTCGAGCACGGTCCAATACCGCGGAGTCTTGTCTATCAGGGTGCGCTTGCCGACAGCTGCCAAATACTGCCCATAGGCTGCATCAGCAAAAGCGCGCGTGACGCCCGTTCGATCTATTCGGCCCAAGAATTCGGAAGTTGCGGCCTGAACCATTGAGGTCCCGGCGGGGTGACGGTGGTCGACCCGACCAAAAGCCTCAAGTGCCAACATCAGCCAGGGCTCAGGCGGAGCCAAAATATCCGGGTGCGACTGAAGCAAATGCGCCAGCAGCGTTGTCCCCGAGCGGGGAAGCCCCAGAAGAAAGCATACCGCAGGCAAATGGTTTGCATCTTGATTCATCATTCAACGCATCTCCTCGGACGGACCGTTCGACCGTCCTGGCTCCTTCATATGGTCGAAAAAAACAGCACTAGCGACGCGCTTCAGCACGAGCCTTCTCGCGTCGTCATGCACTTTTGGCGTAGAATGTGAGTCACGACCTTGGCTCGTTTTCTGCTCCACAGTTCTCAGACACGGCAGAACTGTTTGACGCCATCTTCGTTCGACAACTTTCCGTAAGCTCGGTGCCGCCCACATCGCAAGCCATCTCATCGCTGGTGGCGTCGTCCCGAGTCGTCAGCGACAGTACATTGAATTGACGTGCCAATCGGAGCAGGCAAAGGTTGCACATGCCTATCACGATGGCGTCAGTGTAACGTGAACGGCATCGTGGCCGTCGACGACCTCTCGGCCAAGGGTTCGAACGGCGTCGGTCACTTGAGCGAGCGCAAACGAGTGGGAACAAAGCGCCTGAAGGGCGGCTCCTTCTTCCCTGATCATATTGATTGCCATTTCAGTTGACTGCCATCCAGCGCTCAGGACGCCGACGAGCTCGATCTCACTTAGAACAACCTTGTCGATCGGCAGACCATTCAGCTTGTTCTGGCCTTTGAGACCCGCCAACACGACCCTTCCACCACGCTTCACCATATCGATTGCCTGCAACACAGGCGCCATGGCCCCAGATGAGACGTCGAGAACGACATCGGCAAGCCGGCCGTCTGTGAGCTCGATAACTCGCTGGACGGGATTTTCTTCATCCACGTTAATGGTGGCCGTCGCGCCTAGGTTTACGGCTAGTGCCAGGCGCCCTGCATCCGCGCCTGTTCCAGTCACGATGATGTTCGCAGCGCCCGCCTTCTTCGCCGTTGCGACGGCGAGCAATCCTCGCTGCCCGGGTCCTTCGATGACGACGGTCGACCCCATCCCGACCTTTCCGATCTCGTACGCCCAGCGGATTGCGTTCGACAACGGGTTTACCAGCGTCATCAAATCGGTCGGGATGTTTGACGGCAGTTTGTGCACCATCGTGCGCGGATGCAAATAGGTATGCGTGGCGTATCCGCCCCAAAGCGAGGGAGTCACTTTGGTGCTCTGATATAGGCCATACCCCAAATCCGTCTGGCAACGGGTATAGGCGCCCCGTACACAATCCTCACAATGGCCGCAGGGGATTATCGGTTCGATGGCGACGCGATCTCCCTCTTTCACGTTCCACAGCTTGGAGGCCTTCGGTCCAACCCGTTCAATGACCCCCATTACTTCATGCCCCGGGATGATGGGCATACCCCCGCCCCAGTCTTTAAGGTGCCCCAGCCATTGATCATAGTCCGTTCCGCAGAGCCCACAGGCCTCGACACGCAGAACAGCATCGTCATCGGCGATCCCTGGAATAGCGAACTCGCGAAATTGAAAGTTCTTCGGAGCTTCGAGAACGGCTGCGAGTGCCTTCGTCATTAAACACCTCAGATTGATGCCACTTTCGAACAGGACTTCAGCGAACGAGCGGCAGTTCCGCAGCTCTAACTCACACGATTCAAGCTGCGCATGAGCCACTGCCATACCAACAGGAGTACGCTTACGAACATGGAGTCCCCTCTCCTACCGAGCAGCCGCACGGGATCCAATGCCCTTCACGGATGTTCTCGTAGCACCAGCCTTCGTCGTAGCTCGTGACCTCGGCGGTTTTCATTGTACTTTCGGTAGGTTCGTTAGCGCGGTCTTATCGATCGGCGAGTTGGCCAGCATCATTCGCTTTGCCTCCCGTACCTCGCGAGGACTGTTGAATGCTGCGACCGCATTGATGCGCTCGCCCGCGACGAAGAACTGGACGAAGCGGCCGACGTCGCAGTTGCCCTTAACGTAGATGTCGTCTGCCCGGCGCGGTATTCCTAAAAGCTGAAAATTGAGGTCGAACTGGTCCGACCAAAACCATGGTAGTTCGCGATATCTCGAATCCTCATCGAGCATGGCCTTAGCAGCCGCGATTCCCTGATTCTGCGCGTTGTGCCATGTTTCAAGACGGTGTCGCAGTCCCACTCGATCCACTGGGTGGCTTGCGACGTCTCCAGCGGCAAAGATGTATGGATCGGAGGTACGAGTGGTCTCGTCCACAACGATTCCGTTGTCTACACTAAGCCCGCAGCCGGCGGCGAGCTCAACGTTCGGTTCTACTCCCACCCCGACGACCACGATGGCAGTCTGCACGGAGTGCCCGTCAGCAAAAATCGCTCGCTCGACGGTGTCGTTCCCCTCGAGTGCGGTGAGCTTTGCGTTCAATCGCACGTCTACGCCCCGACGGGCATGTAGTTCCTGGAAGTACGCAGCCGTCGCTTTGGGTAGCGATCGACCGCACAATTGATCGCCCGCTTCCACGAGCGTCACCCCCACGCCCAGGGCGATGGCAGCCGCGGCGACCTCCAACCCGATCCAGCCACCACCTACCACCAGGAGGTGTTTGGCCGCTCCGAGCGATTGACGAATGCGAACGCTGTCCTCGATCGTGCGAAGATAATGGATGCCTTTGAGATCCGCTCCAGGATTGGAGAGTCTTCTGGGCCGGGCTCCCGTGGCCAGCAGCAACCGGTCATATGGGATCTTTTCTCCACTCCGGAGCAAAAGCTCATGTCCTGACCGGTCGATCCCTACGGCGGTGGATGCCCTGCGCACATCAATGTCCAATCGGTGCAGCTTCTCTATCGTGAACAGATAAGTGCCTGCTGGGTCTTTACCCGAGACGAGAAAGTCCTTCGAGAGCGGAGGGCGTTCATACGGCGGATGGTCCTCCTCGCCGACAAGTACGATCCGGCCGGCGTAACCACGCTCGCGCAACGTCCGAGCGGCCCATCCTCCAGCCTGTCCCGCTCCCACAATGACGTATTGCTTTCCGTTTCCCGTTGTTGACATAGCCGGGGATCACACGTCCACGAGGATCTGTTCGTCTTCCAACCGTACTGGGTAGGATTTCAAATCCGCATCTGCAGGCGGCCCGAGGCAACGACCAGTCGGAATATGGAAAAGCGCGCCATGTAGGGGACACTCGACGGTGTCCCCCTCCACAAAGCCATCCGACATTAGCGCAAACGCATGCGGGCAGACATTGTCCAACGCATAGTAGGTGGAGTCGACCTGAAAAATCGCAAAGCTGCGTTCTCCAATGGAGAACGCAAACGGCGTATCTGCCGACACTTTGTCACGGGTCGTTATTTGCTGCCAAGCCATATTCTGTTCCGCTGGTGATGCCTCGATCTAAGCTGCTTCGCGCTTTGGCATGAGCTGCCCATCGTGCTGTGCCAAAAAGGTGTCAAGTTCGCCATGCTCAGACACAACATCAAGAGGTTCAACGGCGTAGGCTGTGCCGTCTTTGATGGTCTGTTTGAATTTTGCGAGACTTGCATCGTCTTGCACAATGTCCAGGATCCGGCGGCGCGCACGGACGATGCCGATGTCGGCAGCCACAAGGAACTCCTTGGCTCGGTCAACAATGCGTCCGCTGCTACCTTCGAGCGCTAGCATCCCTTCCTGCATGGCCCGGTCTTGATCATTAAGACCATGAATGCCAGTCGGGCTGGAAAGGCTCTGCCCCTCCCGGTTGATCAAGTAATTGTTCTGGGCCGTACGGACCGGAACGTACGTATCGATGATCGACCCAGTATTCAGCTTGAAGGGTTGATACGTGCTCTCGGGCGGGAACGCGAGGCCCCTTCCCACGTAGTCTAGGAAGGCCTGAGGCAAGTCGCCTTTTCTATAATAGTTGAAGTCCCACGTGTAGGTATTGTGGTCATCGATCGGGATGAACGCGCGGCCACCGATTGGGAAATCTGCGCTAGGAATGGAGCTGAATGCCGGAACCATGAACTGGGATACACGCCAGTAGAAGTTCCGCTCCGCGTTTCGTCTGGCGATAGCAAGCACGCCAATGGCAGTATTCTTTGCATACAGCTTTGGAGAAAGGTCCGAAGCCGAGTAGTGCTGATGCACCGGCGAAGTGGCCATCGTTGCCGGATTCGTATGAAGGATCGACACGTGCGAGCTGTCGAGCTCGCCCTCCATGCCTTGGAGCCAGTTAGACTCCTGGATCCAGACGGTGACATTCCGCTGCGATTTCGGCAGGCCCATCCACGGAAATTTCGGCAGCTCCGGCGGGGTATCCTGTCCCATATAGACCCAGACAACGTCTGCCTGTTCGACCGCCGTATACGACTTGATCTTGACTTTAGCACAGACCGCCTTGTCCGACTCATTTTTCATGTCCAAACACCGGCCGGACTTATCGTAGAGCCACCCGTGGTAGGCACAACGAATTCCCTGCTCCTCAACCCGTCCATAGAAGAGCGGCGCCAGCCTGTGGGCGCAGTTCGCCTGCACAATACCGACCTGTCCATTTCCACTGCGGAAAGCGAGAAGTTCCTCACCGAGGAGCTTCAGACGTACCGGCGCGCAGCCTGGCTTCGGCAGTTGTGCGGACAGCAACGCCGGAAGCCAAACGGAGCGAAAGAGCTCGCCGAGCTTGGTGCCAGGCCCCACATGAGAAAGAACATCAACTTGGTTGGTACGTGACATGGTCAGCATCCTTTCAAAGTTGTCAGAGGGTGAGGAAACCGCCATCGACTGGCAGCATCACCCCATTCACAAAACTCGCCATTGGCGAGGCAAGAAATACGACAGGACCGGCGATTTCGTCAGCTCGTCCGAACCTCTTCATCGGAGTATGAGATAGAACGAAAGCCACGCGATCTGGATTTGCGCGAGACGCTTCCGTTTGTGGTGTTTCGATGAATCCAGGAGCCACTCCGTTGACCCGAATCCCATATCGGGCGAACTCCACGGCCAGGGCCTTAGTCAACATAAGAACCGCGCCCTTGCTCGTCGTGTACGCGCTGGTGTCATTGGGCGCCGCCGTGAAGGACTGGATCGAACCCAAGTTGATGATGCAGCCACGCGTCTGCTTTAGCTGCTCCAAAAACGCGGTTATTCCGAACATCACGCCATCAAGGTTGACAGCCATGATGCTCCGCCACGTCTCAACGTGGTTCGGAGCACCGACTAAACCTCTACGATGAATTCCCGCATTGTTGACGAGTATCGAGATGTCGCCAGCAAGCTCCTTCACCTGGGCCGCTACGCGCACAGCATCCGCAGCATCGGATACGTCCCACGCGACCGGCCACGCCGTTCCGCCGCGTCGTTGAATTTCGTTCGCCGTTGCCTCGATCGTCCCAGCGTTGATGTCGCACACCACGACGCGCGCGCCGGCCGTGGCCAAGGCCAAGGCAATCTCTCTGCCCATACCTTGACCAGCACCGGTTACAACTGCTGCTTGACCGTCCAGGAGTGGCTTACCGTCCAAGTCCATGATTATCGTTCCTAGGTCGTTCTACTCTGTTAGACGCGCCTAATCAGATCGTGAGCCATCGATGGCGGATCTCGTCACCATTGGTTCTGAAGCCTTCGCCGGTCACAGTCTCGACGATTCTTCCCTTGGACATGACAAGGATCCGATCGGCCACGTTCTCCGTGAGATTCAAGTTCTGCTCGACCAGAAGAACTGCAACTCCCTCGGCCTTCAGGCGACGAATTACATCTCCAATCTGATCCACAACCTTCGGTGCGAGGCCCTGGGTCGGCTCATCAAGCATCAATACTTTGACGTCCGTTACGAGCGCGCGCGCGATGGCCAGCATCTGCTGCTCCCCACCCGACAGCGCACGCCCGAGGTTCTGGGATCGCTCCCGCAGGTTCGGAAATAGCTCAAGAAGGCGCTCCTCCGTCCACACCTGCGGGGGGCGACGCTGACCAACGCGCAAATTCTCCAACACAGTCAAAGTCGGAAAGATCTGTCGACCTTCGGGTACGTAGCCGATGCCAGCACGAACCACATCATGGACCTGCTTTCGGCTAAGATCCTTGCCATTAAGCGAAATCCTGCCGGCCGACACGGCCAAGAAGCCGAGTATCGCCTTTAATGTCGTGGTCTTGCCAACGCCATTGCGTCCGATAATTGCGGTAACCTGTCCCGCAGGAGCCTCCAGGTTGACCCCGAACAATACCTTGCCGCTGCCGTAGCCCGCCTCCAGACCATCAATGCGCAACATTTCCCACTCCCAGGTACGCCTGTTGCACGACCGGATCAGCTTTCACTGCAGCGGGTAAACCATCCGCAATTTTCGTGCCCCGATCGAGCACTACAATGCGATGAGCAAGTCCAAAGACGACTTCCAGATCATGCTCAACGAGCAGAACAGCGATGTCGGTATCCTTCAGCAAGGACTTGAGCAATTC is a genomic window of Bradyrhizobium sp. CB1717 containing:
- a CDS encoding Rieske 2Fe-2S domain-containing protein produces the protein MSRTNQVDVLSHVGPGTKLGELFRSVWLPALLSAQLPKPGCAPVRLKLLGEELLAFRSGNGQVGIVQANCAHRLAPLFYGRVEEQGIRCAYHGWLYDKSGRCLDMKNESDKAVCAKVKIKSYTAVEQADVVWVYMGQDTPPELPKFPWMGLPKSQRNVTVWIQESNWLQGMEGELDSSHVSILHTNPATMATSPVHQHYSASDLSPKLYAKNTAIGVLAIARRNAERNFYWRVSQFMVPAFSSIPSADFPIGGRAFIPIDDHNTYTWDFNYYRKGDLPQAFLDYVGRGLAFPPESTYQPFKLNTGSIIDTYVPVRTAQNNYLINREGQSLSSPTGIHGLNDQDRAMQEGMLALEGSSGRIVDRAKEFLVAADIGIVRARRRILDIVQDDASLAKFKQTIKDGTAYAVEPLDVVSEHGELDTFLAQHDGQLMPKREAA
- a CDS encoding SDR family oxidoreductase; protein product: MDLDGKPLLDGQAAVVTGAGQGMGREIALALATAGARVVVCDINAGTIEATANEIQRRGGTAWPVAWDVSDAADAVRVAAQVKELAGDISILVNNAGIHRRGLVGAPNHVETWRSIMAVNLDGVMFGITAFLEQLKQTRGCIINLGSIQSFTAAPNDTSAYTTSKGAVLMLTKALAVEFARYGIRVNGVAPGFIETPQTEASRANPDRVAFVLSHTPMKRFGRADEIAGPVVFLASPMASFVNGVMLPVDGGFLTL
- a CDS encoding ABC transporter ATP-binding protein — protein: MLRIDGLEAGYGSGKVLFGVNLEAPAGQVTAIIGRNGVGKTTTLKAILGFLAVSAGRISLNGKDLSRKQVHDVVRAGIGYVPEGRQIFPTLTVLENLRVGQRRPPQVWTEERLLELFPNLRERSQNLGRALSGGEQQMLAIARALVTDVKVLMLDEPTQGLAPKVVDQIGDVIRRLKAEGVAVLLVEQNLNLTENVADRILVMSKGRIVETVTGEGFRTNGDEIRHRWLTI